One part of the Glycine max cultivar Williams 82 chromosome 14, Glycine_max_v4.0, whole genome shotgun sequence genome encodes these proteins:
- the LOC102665770 gene encoding uncharacterized protein, whose protein sequence is MRDVSEAAVMAGSVLHKKVRELDASAKQPSQINKTISSSNLSATNKSLTVAENKKPTIADKSASSVKAFNQSRSDKSGPPKVGDMVHVSSLGKKVTVLKVDLSKGEIVVQAGNMKLKLKLTDIQR, encoded by the exons ATGAGAGATGTATCCGAGGCTGCAGTGATGGCAGGATCCGTCCTTCACAAGAAAGTGAGGGAATTGGATGCATCAGCTAAGCAACCTTCACAGATCAATAAAACCATTAGCAGCTCTAATTTATCAGCAACCAACAAAAGCCTAACTGTAGCAGAGAACAAAAAACCTACTATTGCTGATAAAAGTGCATCTTCTGTAAAAGCTTTTAATCAATCAAGATCAG ATAAGTCTGGGCCTCCCAAGGTTGGTGATATGGTGCATGTCTCTTCCCTTGGGAAAAAGGTGACTGTTTTAAAAGTGGATTTATCCAAAGGAGAAATTGTAGTTCAAGCTGGAAACATGAAGTTGAAGCTGAAACTAACTGACATTCAAAGATAA